From Mytilus edulis chromosome 9, xbMytEdul2.2, whole genome shotgun sequence, the proteins below share one genomic window:
- the LOC139488252 gene encoding uncharacterized protein, with protein MEHSFLKLCILCLGLFQYGSSEKIAFDTGISLDVVDPDLLGTEKDNLADPVNTGSYLFKATSNDDTRALTLNILVRDFKSPSSLYFRAHPTFLKCVQAAMTQLRNADKQVKVKQGFQTLSDVGSGVTDRDNYLRSGAGITLEFKAGVTGAIDDIVTAVLKTCPVPMMKMERDIGVEKLADSVHVHMKGADHDSGPTFTGISDPQTPIAAGLDPQKIPDCSNLKTVANGAYYPGGYDDPTQVVGVVDEPVDRTMTVDANRLVQYLGNNVEFSECATYTGNTLTGTTQRCKQRTMTTRMYNAVKYLQKMVRDEMSDRLEIIKAWDDDGTNQDSLHSEGRALEVKMDTSTDMVLLSRYAICAGVDYVANKGTYLLLAVKKMKGDIANMIQFKSIQLMGVEPPSSKNSYYSLPSEFTEKEINAKYSLFDSSGREDFKLNDNATVGMFMSQDPDYRYFRLDPRIVECYSSIVESENKNSDDLIEVEVIRGFISNPEQASLMDVMDDRYETHTLGVAIQIRYKNGTLGPEFTPQRLAQKAVEQCSPVFNHTGSDEEAAGIGLYKDSVFVDIRDQFELWVEKDEYIPTGYTLETYTDFMEKRAELANDFRIVDPDDLTEACALAHPPAKQSLTYDYDEPEISKRKRRRKRATANDCIPTYSTPHCTLVAKHLQEEVEEIWTETNRKWIYRNASEVKEALDNCLGICGTCLTGAIYDAKLKHCNNLLHWLPFEMMNDDPDITNFYPRDNLIARGLACNGGEHCLEKAPLFSILMPSIKRLYRPDPTKSVKELIYASEENPTPCPQILDELYASHAKGIVKFWVADETDITSFKHGLQTAMLYNKDVTKIQVFVLNAHSKEVVDGVLQGFTREFATTGCPKYSRETVAEFEILDPPHHVRRRAASHVHNHKNKLVQDAMNWEMNDLRGP; from the exons ATGGAGCATTCGTTTTTAAAATTGTGTATTTTGTGTCTTGGATTGTTTCAGTATGGATCATCTGAAA AGATAGCATTTGATACTGGTATTAGTCTGGATGTTGTTGACCCAGACCTATTGGGAACTGAAAAAGATAATCTTGCTGATCCAGTAAATACGG GAAGTTACTTGTTTAAAGCAACAAGTAATGATGACACTAGAGCCTTGACATTGAATATACTGGTACGAGATTTCAAGTCGCCAAGTTCGCTGTACTTCAGGGCTCATCCAACTTTCTTGAAATGTGTACAAGCCGCCATGACTCAACTCAGAAATGCTGATAAACAg gtTAAAGTTAAGCAGGGGTTCCAAACATTGAGTGACGTTGGGAGTGGTGTAACAGACCGAGACAATTACCTAAGAAGTGGTGCTGGTATCACTCTCGAGTTTAAGGCTGGAGTTACTGGTGCTATAGATGATATCGTCACTGCTGTATTGAAAACATGCCCTGTTCCTATGATG AAAATGGAGAGAGATATAGGTGTTGAGAAACTTGCAGATAGTGTGCATGTTCACATGAAAGGAGCCGATCATGATTCAGGCCCAACGTTCACTGGCATATCAGATCCACAAACACCCATAGCTGCTGGATTAG ATCCACAGAAAATCCCCGACTGCTCCAACCTTAAAACAGTTGCAAATGGTGCTTATTACCCTGGTGGATACGATGATCCAACACAAGTAGTAGGTGTAGTTGATGAACCAGTGGATAGAACTATGACAGTAGACGCCAACAG gCTTGTACAGTATTTGGGTAACAACGTCGAATTTAGCGAGTGTGCAACTTATACAGGAAATACACTAACTGGAACTACGCAGAG gTGTAAACAAAGAACGATGACAACAAGAATGTACAATGCTGTAAAATACTTACAAAAAATGGTCAGAGATGAAATGTCAG ACAGATTGGAAATCATAAAAGCATGGGATGATGATGGTACAAATCAAGACTCACTTCATTCTGAAGGTAGAGCCTTGGAAGTAAAAATGGATACATCAACCGATATGGTATTGCTGTCACGATATGCTATATGCGCAGGAGTGGATTATGTTGCAAACAAAG GTACATACCTCTTGCTGGCTGTAAAGAAAATGAAGGGTGACATAGCTAATATGATCCAGTTCAAATCCATTCAACTGATGGGAGTAGAACCACCatcttcgaaaaattcatacTACAGTTTGCCATCTGAATTCACAGAAAAGGAGATTAATGCTAAATACTCCCTGTTTGACAGCAGTGGTCGG GAAGATTTCAAGCTGAATGACAATGCTACAGTGGGAATGTTTATGTCACAAGACCCAGACTATCGTTACTTCAGATTAGACCCTAGAATTGTCGAATGCTATTCTTCTATAGTCGAGAGTGAAAACAAAAACTCAGATGACT TAATTGAAGTAGAAGTGATTCGTGGATTCATATCTAACCCTGAACAAGCATCTTTGATGGATGTTATGGACGATAGATATGAAACACACACTTTGGGTGTGGCTATACAGATAAGGTACAAAAATGGAACCCTTGGCCCGGAGTTTACACCTCAAAGACTTGCACAGAAGGCTGTTGAGCAGTGTTCACCTGTTTTCAATCACACTGGAAGTGATGAAGAGGCTGCAGGAATAGGTTTATACAAAGATAGTGTTTTTGTTGATATAAGGGACCAGTTTGAATTGTGggtagaaaaagatgaatacatCCCAACAGGATATACACTTGAGACGTACACTGATTTTATGGAAAAAAGAGCCGAACTTGCAAATG ACTTCCGTATTGTTGATCCAGACGACCTGACAGAAGCATGCGCTCTTGCACATCCTCCAGCGAAGCAGTCACTTACTTATGATTATGATGAACCCGAAATTTCAAAACGTAAAAGACGACGCAAGCGTGCAACAGCTAACGACTGCATACCGACCTATTCTACTCCTCATTGCACATTAGTCGCCAAACACCTCCAGGAAGAGGTAGAGGAGATTTGGACTGAAACTAATAGAAAATGGATCTATCGCAATGCAAGTGAGGTTAAAGAAGCGCTGGACAACTGTTTGGGAATCTGTGGAACTTGTCTTACAG GTGCAATTTATGATGCTAAACTGAAGCACTGTAACAATTTACTTCATTGGCTCCCATTTGAAATGATGAACGACGATCCAGATATTACTAACTTTTATCCACGTGACAACTTGATAGCGAGAGGTTTGGCCTGTAATGGTGGTGAACATTGTCTGGAAAAGGCgccattgttttctattttaa TGCCATCCATTAAGAGATTATACAGACCTGACCCCACCAAGAGTGTGAAGGAATTGATTTATGCCTCTGAGGAGAACCCTACTCCATGTCCACAGATTCTGGATGAGTTGTATGCCAGTCATGCTAAAGGAATCGTAAAGTTTTGGGTTGCTGACGAAACTGATATAACCTCATTTAAACATGGGCTCCAG ACTGCTATGTTGTACAACAAAGACGTGACCAAAATCCAGGTTTTCGTCCTAAATGCCCACAGCAAAGAAGTAGTTGATGGTGTCCTTCAGGGTTTCACCAGGGAGTTTGCTACCACTGGATGTCCTAAATATTCAAGAGAAACTGTAGCTGAGTTTGAAATCCTCGATCCACCTCATC ATGTTCGTAGGAGAGCTGCATCACACGTCCACAACCACAAGAACAAGTTAGTTCAAGACGCAATGAACTGGGAGATGAATGACTTGAGAGGACCATAG
- the LOC139488253 gene encoding uncharacterized protein, producing MSSDEESDEIEDQEKLEQKVDFTSSRQAKKEARLNQIIFENEHKAKIRKVSKILKKKDHDITDEDKDILTQSPEITNRLVKLKERRGALKQRVLEIEDPAEELELKCEELAEAIRHSNKVVVYTGAGISTAASIPDYRGPNGVWTLLQKGQQPKAQDLCDAKPTLTHMSIKKLQDEGHVSHVVSQNCDGLHMRSGLNRRKLSEIHGNMYIEICYSCRPHQEYIRLFDVTEKTGVRRHQTDRNCHTCKQPLKDTIVHFGEKGGMKCPYRWKEAAKAADRCDIILCLGSSLKILKKYSCLWCMDRNKKNRPQLYIINLQWTPRDDAATTKINGRCDDVMRQVMRHLGYSIPEYFEEEDPLFSLATPLHEEENDTTSKKILLKPDIEDITRHRNSVDANRRNSTESERNKNLARLSNTALTDMKTLPSTSVAGSSTNYSVGINTQEKLNTELSVVKSEKYHNQNHFIHSPLDHSLIHHNHALKTALEKNHSENFYRYNAMWAKSPLNPYNPYSLPPYLPGVPNGRQQIKFGEVAFQKYVDQGDNQRKEVKVEPTIDLSTFGGKSPKLENNSVKKNNVNKNCSNSHGKVTLQKDLQKLGSRSKSATVPCKEKCAASPRKSKTNSVLNNEKCSPDVKDDSKIGNSEPITNSTTVTQSSRGRRVRKSFCPNCHGVSGDCPCTVLEPVKKRKPPACGKCEKHPCSCQKSTTPSICLLCRNPLNKCDCKTNILDCPSKCSACGLSKTSCKCQSSKCSVCGLSKTSCKCQSPYNKLMPCQFCRHTPDKCKCALNGQTYLLLCPVCHQHKHLCKCVLNHTSSFTQGANVPNFTNISNLPMAPLMPFFDYAKFAFPMNNISPLYMPQVFQNNLMNGLLPSNYLNAFLPGNSVNPILPSNGLTGFQQDKVLNGTYSARNVNSLVPVNHMTNALKVEPILQDHSYLNKEQMQSLSPNCDKNYQRSQNEKQTIESVTSKTGLKTVESKPTRTGLMTESISPRTSLKRSYSYVDDIQKEEEDIVSQTSPRNIDINHSKIQNKEPVAIKSTEVSNPIVIDIEDETEQGEGEKEGQGDNEKEDQEKPKLMRSMSVPACPGWFGKGLNLRKKRR from the exons GtttcaaaaatattaaagaaaaaagacCATGATATAACAGATGAAGATAAAGATATTTTGACACAATCTCCAGAAATAACTAATAGATTGGTTAAATTAAAAGAAAGAAGAGGAGCATTAAAACAAAGAGTTTTAGAG ATTGAAGATCCTGCTGAGGAACTTGAGTTGAAATGTGAAGAACTAGCTGAAGCTATAAGACATTCCAATAAAGTAGTCGTATATACAGGTGCTGGGATTAGTACG GCAGCCTCTATACCAGATTACAGGGGACCAAATGGAGTTTGGACACTGCTACaaaagggacaacaacccaa AGCTCAAGATTTGTGTGATGCCAAGCCTACATTGACACATATGAGCATCAAGAAGTTACAAGATGAAGGACAT GTATCACATGTTGTATCTCAGAACTGTGATGGTTTACACATGAGAAGTGGTCTTAACAGAAGAAAATTATCAGAAATCCATGGCAATATGTACATAGAG ATTTGTTACAGTTGCCGGCCACATCAAGAGTACATCCGACTGTTTGATGTGACTGAGAAGACAGGGGTGAGACGTCACCAGACAGACAGGAATTGTCACACCTGTAAACAGCCACTGAAGGATACTATAGTACATTTTGGAGAGAAGGGAGGGATGAAATGTCCATACAGGTGGAAAGAGGCTGCAAAAGCTGCCGATAGATGTGATATAATCCTGTGTTTAGGGTCTAGTCTCAAG ATACTGAAAAAATACTCATGTTTGTGGTGTATGGACAGAAACAAGAAGAACAGACCACAATTGTATATAATAAACTTACAGTGGACACCAAGAGATGATGCTGCTACTACAAAAATCAATG GTCGATGTGATGATGTAATGAGACAAGTGATGAGGCATCTTGGGTATTCAATACCTGAGTATTTTGA GGAAGAAGACCCATTATTTTCTCTAGCAACACCACTCCATGAAGAAGAAAATGACACTACAAGTAAAAAGATTCTGCTAAAACCAGACATTGAGGATATAACTAGACATAGAAATTCAGTGGATGCAAATCGTAGAAATTCAACAGAatctgaaagaaataaaaatttagcAAGATTAAGTAACACAGCTTTGACTGATATGAAAACACTTCCTTCAACATCTGTAGCAGGAAGCTCAACAAACTATTCTGTGGGAATAAATACTCAGGAAAAACTAAATACAGAATTATCTGTTGTAAAATCTGAGAAATATCATAATCAAAATCATTTTATTCATAGCCCTTTAGATCATTCCTTAATTCACCATAACCATGCACTCAAAACAGCGCTGGAAAAAAATCATAGTGAGAATTTCTACCGCTATAATGCAATGTGGGCAAAATCGCCATTAAATCCTTACAATCCATATTCGTTACCTCCGTATCTACCTGGTGTACCAAACGGTAGGCAACAAATAAAGTTTGGCGAAGTTGCCTTCCAGAAATATGTTGATCAAGGTGATAATCAAAGGAAAGAGGTCAAAGTTGAACCAACTATAGATTTATCAACATTCGGTGGAAAGAGCCCTAAGCTGGAAAATAATAgtgtcaaaaaaaataatgtaaacaaaaattgttCTAATTCTCATGGCAAAGTGACATTACAAAAAGACTTACAAAAATTAGGTTCTAGAAGCAAATCAGCAACTGTCCCTTGTAAAGAAAAGTGTGCTGCTAGTCCtagaaaatcaaaaacaaattcagTCCTTAATAACGAAAAATGTAGTCCAGATGTAAAGGATGATTCAAAAATAGGAAACTCAGAACCTATAACTAATTCTACAACTGTTACACAGAGCAGTAGAGGAAGAAGGGTTAGGAAATCATTCTGTCCAAACTGTCACGGTGTTAGTGGTGACTGTCCATGTACCGTACTAGAACCTGTAAAGAAGAGGAAACCACCAGCGTGTGGTAAATGTGAAAAACATCCATGTTCGTGTCAAAAATCAACAACTCCATCTATTTGTCTACTATGTAGAAATCCTCTCAATAAATGtgattgtaaaacaaatattttggatTGTCCTTCCAAATGTAGTGCGTGCGGATTGTCAAAAACATCATGTAAATGTCAGTCCTCCAAATGTAGTGTGTGTGGGTTATCAAAAACATCATGTAAATGTCAGTCTCCCTACAATAAGCTAATGCCGTGCCAGTTTTGTAGACACACTCCCGATAAATGTAAATGTGCGTTGAATGGCCAGACGTATTTATTACTGTGTCCAGTTTGCCATCAGCATAAACATCTGTGCAAATGTGTGCTAAATCATACCTCTTCCTTTACTCAGGGTGCAAATGTGccaaattttacaaacatttctAATTTACCGATGGCACCTTTAATGCCATTTTTTGACTATGCAAAATTTGCATTTCCAATGAACAATATTTCGCCGCTTTACATGCCGCAAGTCTTTCAGAATAATCTTATGAATGGTCTGCTACCTAGCAATTATTTAAATGCGTTTTTGCCAGGTAACAGTGTTAATCCTATATTACCTAGCAATGGATTAACTGGTTTCCAACAGGATAAAGTTCTTAATGGAACATATAGTGCTAGAAATGTCAATAGTTTGGTACCAGTTAATCACATGACTAATGCATTGAAGGTAGAACCAATATTACAAGATCATTCATACTTAAATAAAGAACAGATGCAATCATTATCTCCTAACTGTGATAAAAATTACCAAAGATCTCAAAATGAGAAACAGACAATTGAAAGTGTAACTTCAAAAACGGGTCTGAAGACTGTAGAAAGTAAACCTACAAGAACAGGTCTGATGACTGAAAGTATATCACCAAGAACAAGTCTGAAGAGAAGTTATAGTTATGTAGACGATATTCAAAAAGAAGAAGAGGACATTGTTTCACAAACTTCTCCAAgaaatattgatataaatcattCCAAAATCCAGAATAAAGAGCCTGTAGCAATCAAAAGTACAGAAGTATCTAATCCTATTGTTATAGATATTGAAGATGAAACTGAACAAGGTGAAGGTGAAAAGGAAGGTCAAGGCGATAATGAAAAAGAAGATCAAGAAAAACCTAAATTAATGAGAAGCATGTCCGTTCCAGCATGTCCAGGATGGTTCGGGAAAGGACTTAATCTTCGAAAGAAGCGTAGATAG